Proteins encoded in a region of the Fundulus heteroclitus isolate FHET01 chromosome 2, MU-UCD_Fhet_4.1, whole genome shotgun sequence genome:
- the nutf2 gene encoding nuclear transport factor 2, which translates to MAEQPLWEQIGSSFVQHYYQMFDSDRSQLGSIYIDTSCLTWEGQPYQGKIAIVEKLASLPFTKIAHSITAQDHQPTPDNCILSMVVGQLKADEDPIMGFHQSFILKNINDAWVCTNDMFRLAIHNFG; encoded by the exons ATGGCGGAGCAGCCTCTGTGGGAGCAGATAGGATCCAGCTTCGTGCAGCACTACTACCAGATGTTTGACTCGGACAGATCACAGCTCGGATCGATATAT ATCGATACGTCATGCCTTACCTGGGAAGGACAGCCCTACCAGGGAAAAATAGCAATTGTCGAGAAGCTCGCT AGTCTCCCCTTCACAAAAATAGCGCATAGTATAACAGCGCAGGACCACCAGCCGACTCCAGACAACTGTATCTTGAGTATGGTCGTAGGACAGCTAAAA GCAGATGAAGACCCCATCATGGGTTTCCATCAGAGTTTCATCCTGAAGAACATTAACGATGCTTGGGTGTGCACCAATGACATGTTCAGGCTGGCCATCCACAACTTTGGTTAA